A section of the Acidobacteriota bacterium genome encodes:
- a CDS encoding AAA family ATPase: protein MEMLAANRGVYNRRLPHNIDAEVAVLGSIFVFGRKAYDKVSPVLQTEHFILVEHQKIYAHCVELIEAGHAADPVTLRSFFTNSDDSTQITPKYLLHLADSSVTPSVAESYARGIKADACRRQLIGIADELSTHAYNGHDVSEAISLAGIGISNIDVDYGYTRGSYIYEDAEDLNLGAIPPRGWLLGTMLCRQYVTVMASAGGVGKSSVAIAWALSLATGRPLVGDRVHHRSRVLIVTAEDNMEEMRRRLKAARMHHGIDLIGAGWLAVVCLTGSTVSLTKMSETGDVVETGGADRIAETIRRHRSDVVILDPFVKLSGAPENSNDGIDVVMRALVRIADKCNCACLVLHHNRKGQATPGDADLARGAGAIVAAARVSLTVTGMTTDEASKMGVLDDDRVRLIRIDDAKANLAPRASKARWYRLASIPIGEPDARLPSRR, encoded by the coding sequence ATGGAGATGCTTGCCGCCAACCGCGGAGTTTACAACCGCCGGCTCCCGCACAACATCGATGCGGAAGTTGCGGTGCTCGGATCAATCTTCGTCTTCGGCAGAAAGGCGTACGACAAGGTAAGCCCCGTTCTGCAGACAGAGCATTTCATCCTCGTCGAGCACCAGAAAATCTACGCGCATTGCGTCGAGCTCATCGAGGCCGGTCACGCCGCCGATCCGGTGACGCTGCGATCGTTCTTCACGAACTCCGACGACTCAACGCAGATCACCCCGAAATACCTGCTGCATCTTGCCGATTCCAGCGTTACGCCGTCCGTTGCCGAATCGTATGCCCGCGGGATAAAGGCGGACGCGTGCCGGCGGCAACTCATCGGGATCGCCGACGAGCTATCAACGCACGCCTACAACGGGCACGACGTCAGCGAAGCAATATCGCTCGCCGGCATCGGCATCTCGAACATCGATGTCGATTATGGCTACACGCGCGGATCGTACATCTACGAGGACGCCGAAGACCTCAACCTCGGCGCAATCCCGCCGCGCGGCTGGCTGCTCGGGACCATGCTATGCCGTCAATACGTCACGGTGATGGCGTCGGCCGGTGGCGTCGGCAAATCATCCGTCGCGATCGCATGGGCGCTTTCCCTAGCTACCGGGAGGCCGCTGGTAGGCGATAGGGTGCATCACCGATCGCGCGTGCTGATCGTCACAGCAGAAGACAACATGGAGGAGATGCGGCGTCGCCTGAAGGCCGCGCGCATGCATCACGGCATCGATCTTATCGGCGCCGGGTGGCTCGCTGTCGTCTGCCTCACCGGCTCAACCGTCAGCCTGACCAAGATGTCCGAAACAGGCGATGTCGTAGAGACCGGCGGCGCCGACAGGATAGCCGAGACAATCCGTCGGCACCGAAGCGACGTCGTGATCCTCGACCCCTTTGTGAAGCTCTCTGGCGCTCCTGAGAACAGCAACGACGGCATAGACGTGGTGATGCGCGCGCTCGTCCGTATCGCCGACAAGTGCAACTGCGCATGCCTCGTCCTGCATCACAACCGCAAGGGACAGGCGACGCCCGGGGATGCGGACCTGGCGCGAGGTGCGGGCGCCATCGTCGCAGCGGCTCGCGTGTCTCTCACCGTTACCGGCATGACGACTGACGAAGCATCGAAGATGGGCGTGCTCGATGACGATCGTGTCCGATTGATCCGCATCGACGACGCAAAAGCTAACCTCGCGCCACGTGCATCAAAAGCCCGATGGTATCGCCTCGCATCAATTCCAATCGGGGAACCAGACGCCAGACTACCCAGCAGGAGATAA